The proteins below come from a single Etheostoma spectabile isolate EspeVRDwgs_2016 chromosome 4, UIUC_Espe_1.0, whole genome shotgun sequence genomic window:
- the LOC116688230 gene encoding uncharacterized protein LOC116688230 translates to MITETDSVTLNCQTPPSVTVSQCYFYTLSGGIVRVFPCLQKLTGIELLKMAYKNSPVEVEVKCYYTVKVGELNSQSPDSDTSSITILTLLPPKLTVNPPMITETDSVTLNCQTPPSVTVSQCYFYTLRGGIVRVFSCLQKLTGIELLKMAYKNSPDEVEVKCYYTVKVGELKSQSPDSDTSAITIHNIVERKSSIIPTMPTFSMTKDIVERESSMTPTMPTFSLTKGLTVGRHGVSTLVTPVKRTSETWILKFVAVVTGCGVIVGVILLVSATLYNPKTVGSEEVKRQEPQNKNFDPYHVYYTIAEESAASALKGMVYSTVQTH, encoded by the exons ATGATCACAGAGACAGACTCAGTCACACTGAACTGTCAGACTCCACCATCTGTTACTGTGTCTCAGTGTTATTTCTACACTTTAAGTGGAGGAATAGTCCGAGTCTTCCCATGTCTGCAGAAACTGACAGGAATTGAGCTGCTGAAGATGGCGTATAAGAATTCACCTGTTGAGGTTGAAGTTAAATGTTACTATACTGTAAAGGTTGGAGAGTTAAATTCTCAATCTCCAGACAGTGACACATCGTCCATCACCATACTCA CTCTTCTTCCACCTAAACTGACAGTAAATCCACCCATGATCACAGAGACAGACTCAGTCACACTGAACTGTCAGACTCCACCATCTGTTACTGTGTCTCAGTGTTATTTCTACACTTTAAGAGGAGGAATAGTCCGAGTCTTCTCATGTCTGCAGAAACTGACAGGAATTGAGCTGCTGAAGATGGCGTATAAGAATTCACCTGATGAAGTTGAAGTGAAATGTTACTATACTGTAAAGGTTGGAGAGTTAAAATCTCAATCTCCAGACAGTGACACATCAGCCATCACCATACACA ATATTGTGGAAAGAAAGTCAAGCATCATTCCGACAATGCCAACATTTAGTATGACCAAAG ATATTGTGGAAAGAGAGTCAAGCATGACCCCGACAATGCCAACATTTAGTTTGACCAAAG GTCTGACTGTTGGCAGACATGGTGTTTCCACACTGGTAACTCCTGTAAAACGAAcgtcag AAACGTGGATACTGAAGTTTGTAGCAGTTGTGACTGGTTGTGGAGTAATTGTGGGTGTCATCTTGCTGGTTTCTGCAACTCTCTACAACCCAAAAACTG TGGGTTCTGAGGAAGTAAAAAGGCAAGAGCCTCAAAACAAGAAC TTTGACCCATACCATGTGTACTACACCATCGCTGAAGAGTCAGCTGCATCAGCCCTGAAGGGTATGGTGTACAGCACCGTGCAGACACACTGA